The DNA sequence TTCACTTCTCAATGACGGGCGCGAGAATCGTCGGTTGCCGCCAATACAAACAGTCGGGCGGCGGCGTGACTGGCACCAACTCGCCGTTGATTTTGCTGAACCCGGCGGCGCGCAACGCGGCCAGATGCTCAGCGCTAAACCACGTCGCCTCGTCAGAGAAATAGGTCAACACCCCGCCCGGCGCGAGCAGCCGGTGCGCCTGTGCGAGAAACGGCGTGAACGTCCTGAAAATATCCGCTTCCGAGGTCGGATAGGTGTCGAAGAGGATGCCCTGATAACACGCGCCGGCCAGCAGCGGGGCGATCTCTTGCCAAGTGCCTTCGAGGATCGTCACCGGGTTGGCCTGTTGACGAGCGAAGGCGCGCGCCGTTTCGGCAATGGCCTTGTTCATCTCGATAATGACGTGGTGCGCGGGCGCGTGCTGCTGGATGAAGCGCGCCGAGATGCCCATGCCAAAACCGAGTTCCAACACCGTCCCGCCAACTGCTTTGGCCGTCGCCAGCGCGGCGAGTTTTTGCATGTAGGGTTCTTCCCAGCGCTCCATCACCGGATGGCCGAGCAGGCGCAACGTCTGTCCATCCGGGTCAATGGCGGGCGCGGCTTCACGCCAGACCTGCGGCGAGGCCGGGAAGCCGATGCTTTCGAGCGTGCGCACGATGTCGGCTTCGATGAGTTGGTCTGTGTTGTTTGTTTTGGTGTCCATCGTTCTTACCTTTCATAAGCGCCAGCGGCGCGGGATGTTTATAGATTGGAGTTCGTATTGGCCCCCAAGCTCCAGCGGAGCGGAATGTGCGGATGTCGCTCCGCTGGAGCTTGGGGTAACTACATCTCGCGTAGCTATAAACATCCCGCTCCGCTGGAGCTAAAAGCAGCCAGTGCCTTTAATGTCTTGCCACAGACACGCCCACTTCTTTCAGGTTTTCCTCCGTCCACAGTTCGTAGTACCGGGTCTTCTTCAACATGTCCGACGCTTGGCGGGCGTGCGCTCTGGCGATGAATTGAATGCTCGGATACGGCTCGCGCCGGGTGTATACCCCGCCAATACAAAGGTCGTGCTCGGGGTGGGCGGTGAACGCGCCGCACTCGGGCAGTTCGTCGTTGACCAGTTTTGCCAACTCAGCCAGCCGTTGTAAGGAAATACCGTCGCGCGTTGGGTGGATGATCACCAGAATTTCGAACTCCTGTTGCGTCATGAACCAGCGCGCGCAAACCAGCACCCGCTCATCCAATTCCTGCACCACGAATTTGATCCGGCCATCAACTCTTGCCTTGTAGGCAAAGGGGCAGACAGGCAGATCGCCGAACGCCGGGTGGGGCTTTTCAACGACCTCTGCGAGATGCTTCAACACTTCTTCGATTTGTTTCATCAGCCGACTCCTCAAACATACTCCGCCGAAAACTGTGCAAACCCGCCGCCGAAGCGATAACTGATCCGCAAACAAACCTGCTCGCCCGCGCGCACCAGCCGTTCGGCCAGCGGCACAATGACCGGGCCGTTCAGGGCGTGCGTGTCGTGCAAACTGATTTCCGGCGTGAGCACGGAAACACTGGTGAGATAGAGACTGTTGACCAACCCGTCAGCAACGGCGGCATAAGACAGCGTGACGGAAAAGGCTTCATCCTGCCCCCCCCCTGCAAAGCTGAGACCATTCAATAAACACCGCTCGCTGAGCGGCTGAAACGTGAGGCGGTCGAACCATTTCCATTGATGCCGCACCATCGGGAAGTGCAGGTCGTACAACTCGAACCGCGTCTGTGCGAGCGTGGCAAAAGTCAGTTGCTGTTCCGGCACAAAAAGCGTGCGGGGCGAGACCACACCTTGCCGGTGCAGATTGTTGACGGCCTGCACTTGGTATTCGTCAATGCAGCCGGTCGTCAGCATCTCGGCCAGCACAACATCGAAATGCGTCCCGGCGGCGAACTGATACGCGCGCGCATCGGCCTCGATGACTTCGATGACGTGCGCAAAACCGTTGCGGCGAATGTTGGCGCGCGCGACAGCCGCGATGTAGGGGTCGTATTCGAGCGCGATCACGCGCCGCGCCCCGGCCCGCGCGGCAAACAGCGCCAGCAAGCCCGCGCCCGTGCCCGCATCCAGCACGGTGTGATGCGGGGCGACGACGCCGCGGATGGCGCGGTCAAACGCTTCCGACCGCTCCCGGTCAAGCAGACACATGCCGACCACATCAATCGAACTGAAGGCCCAGCCGTCGGCGCTTGTTTGGTTGTGTGATTTGGAATTCATCTTTGCTCATCTCTCGCTTTGGCTCCGTAGGAGCCGGATGTTTATAGCTTTGGCGATCGGTTATTTCCCCAAGCTCCGGTAGGAGCGGCATCTGTCACATTCCGCTCCTACCTCATTCTGTAAAGCGCGCCAGCAACACAATCGAAATCAAGGCGCATAAGAGACCGGCAATCTCAGTGCGATTGAGTGTTTCCCGGAATGCCAGCAAGCCCAACAACGCCATTAGCAACACCATCGAAATCGAATAAACAGCGCCAATCGTCGCCAGCTTCAAATGCCGCATTGCCCAGGCCCAGCCCATCGCCGTCGTTCCATAGATCAACCAGCCGCCAAGCAGCCACGGATTGGCGAGCAATGATTTTTGACTGGCTCGTTTCAAACAGTAATCTCCCACGGTGGTAAACAACGCCATACCTAGCACCACGAGGAGCGAGCGGACGGACTGGCTCACGGCTGCACCTCTACTCGACTTGGCAAAAAGTCGAGTTCGCCCCAACCGCGATAGCACCACGTAATCTCTTCGCCCGCCTGAATGTCACGGATGGCGTAACTGTCATAGCCGCCTTCTTCCTGCGTATTCGGGTCGTCGGCGTGATTCGTAAATCGGTCGTCGTCGCTGGAGAGCACGTAAACGCGCCGCGCTGCGTCAAAAAACGCGTAATGCCGCACTTGCGCTTGCGCCGTGGCGGAGAGCGCCGTCAATTGCTCAACGGTGAACACCAAATCGAAACCCGGTTGAAAGGCCCACACGCGCGTGCCTGCTGGAATGAACTCATGCGCGATGAGACCAATCCCGTGAATTGCGCTCTTGCCTGCTTGTGCTTTCACCAATAGCATTGTTTGTCTCTTTCTGCGTCTGGCTGGTGCGGTAACTCAAAACCGCAAGCTCATCCCCACCGTCGCCCGCCCACTGCCCGCCGTCACAAAAACCTGCGTGTGCCCCACCACCTCGACGGCTAGCTTGCCGCCGAGGTGCTGAATCGTGCGGCTGAGGACGCCTGCTGAAACTTTTGCGCGCCGCCAGCGCCGCAGTGCGACGACCGCCTCGGTTTGGTAATAGGTGAACGTCGGCGCGGTGAAGGCGCGTTCAAACAGCGCGTAGCTGCTCACACGTCCGCGCCACCATTCACCATCCGCGCTGATTGCCGCCACGGGCGAGACGCCGCCCGCGCGCACATCGTGATAAACGCCCAGCCCGCCGCAGGTCTGAACGGTGTGGGCTTCGCGCGCCACACGCCGGCAGGCGTCCAAGCGCGCTGACACGTATGGTTCCGCGCCCCCGGCCCAACCATCCGCCGCAAGCTGCCAGGAATAACGCGGCGCGCGTGCCAGGCTGCGGTTCACGACCAGCGTGAATTGCGTGAACGGCGCGTCACGCCGGGTGGCGAGGCGTTCAACTTCAAAGAAGAAACTCGTCTGTGTTGACGGCGACACGACGTTGCCAGTCGTGTCGGCGGCGGTTTGTGCCCACGCACATACTTGGCAAACGGCCAGCAGCCAGCCGCCGCAAATCAGCTTTGTTGAGATCGGCATACGTTCCCCTTTGGCGTGACAATGGCGTTACGGTCAATTGGGGCGGCATATGCTAAAGCGGCGCGGCGCGCGCTGTCATTGATCTAGGTCAAGCCGGTTCTTGATCTACATCAAGGACACCGGGCGGCGGCTCTGCTAAATTGAGCCGCATAACACCGGGACAATTGAAACCACGAAGTAACGAAGCCAGCCTCTTCCTCTTGCTTCTCCTCCTTCTTGCTCTTCGTCTCTTGTATGTTCGGCAAGCTGCCAGCTTGTCGGACTTTTGGCCCACACCCTGTGGGAACAACGAAGACGCTGCAAGCCAACATCGTGGCTGACTCGTTTCGGTTTGAGATCCAAGCCGCGACAAGCTGGCAGCTTGTCGAACAACTTAGCGTCTTCGTGGTGAAAAGCGCTTTCCGCAGGTTGCGTATTCAGATTTAGCGTGCGTGCCAGAGCCGGTCGGGCGCGGGCAGCACCACCCAGCCGTTGTCGCGGCGCAACAGTCCGGCATGCTCCAGTTCTTTGAACAAACGGCTCAGGTGCGCGGGCGTCACCGCGATCAGCGCGGCGAGTTCCTGTTGTTGCAAGGGCAATTGCAACCGCGTGTGGCGTGGTTTGTCAGCCGGTTTGCTGGCGGGCTTGCCGGCTTTCCCACCGCCAAACGCCGCCAATTCACGCGCCATTTGCCAAAGCACTTGTTCCAACCGCTGGCGCGCCGAAGCGCAAACCAAATCGGCGGTGTGCTGCATTTGCTGGGTCAACTCGCGGCACACGGCGGCGTGCCGTTGCCAGGCGAAATCGGCGTCGGTTTTGAACCAGTCCGGATACGCGGCCACCGGCAGGCGATAGATGGCGCAGTCGGTCAACGTGAAGGCCGAACAGGGCGCGGGCACGT is a window from the Acidobacteriota bacterium genome containing:
- a CDS encoding class I SAM-dependent methyltransferase is translated as MDTKTNNTDQLIEADIVRTLESIGFPASPQVWREAAPAIDPDGQTLRLLGHPVMERWEEPYMQKLAALATAKAVGGTVLELGFGMGISARFIQQHAPAHHVIIEMNKAIAETARAFARQQANPVTILEGTWQEIAPLLAGACYQGILFDTYPTSEADIFRTFTPFLAQAHRLLAPGGVLTYFSDEATWFSAEHLAALRAAGFSKINGELVPVTPPPDCLYWRQPTILAPVIEK
- a CDS encoding 50S ribosomal protein L11 methyltransferase is translated as MNSKSHNQTSADGWAFSSIDVVGMCLLDRERSEAFDRAIRGVVAPHHTVLDAGTGAGLLALFAARAGARRVIALEYDPYIAAVARANIRRNGFAHVIEVIEADARAYQFAAGTHFDVVLAEMLTTGCIDEYQVQAVNNLHRQGVVSPRTLFVPEQQLTFATLAQTRFELYDLHFPMVRHQWKWFDRLTFQPLSERCLLNGLSFAGGGQDEAFSVTLSYAAVADGLVNSLYLTSVSVLTPEISLHDTHALNGPVIVPLAERLVRAGEQVCLRISYRFGGGFAQFSAEYV
- a CDS encoding transporter — encoded protein: MSQSVRSLLVVLGMALFTTVGDYCLKRASQKSLLANPWLLGGWLIYGTTAMGWAWAMRHLKLATIGAVYSISMVLLMALLGLLAFRETLNRTEIAGLLCALISIVLLARFTE
- a CDS encoding SET domain-containing protein produces the protein MLLVKAQAGKSAIHGIGLIAHEFIPAGTRVWAFQPGFDLVFTVEQLTALSATAQAQVRHYAFFDAARRVYVLSSDDDRFTNHADDPNTQEEGGYDSYAIRDIQAGEEITWCYRGWGELDFLPSRVEVQP
- a CDS encoding Crp/Fnr family transcriptional regulator, whose translation is MKQPPKSATAKPFDRHGAPQHYPPGIALLRQGVAVRELYVLQHGLVKLVHTAASGRECLLGLRMAGAWLGTAAAVLHVPAPCSAFTLTDCAIYRLPVAAYPDWFKTDADFAWQRHAAVCRELTQQMQHTADLVCASARQRLEQVLWQMARELAAFGGGKAGKPASKPADKPRHTRLQLPLQQQELAALIAVTPAHLSRLFKELEHAGLLRRDNGWVVLPAPDRLWHAR